From Equus asinus isolate D_3611 breed Donkey chromosome 14, EquAss-T2T_v2, whole genome shotgun sequence, one genomic window encodes:
- the SSTR5 gene encoding somatostatin receptor type 5: MEPLSPASALASWNTSSAATSGGGENGTLVGPAPSPGARAVVVPVLYLLVCVAGLGGNTLVIYVVLRHAKMKTVTNIYILNLAVADVLLMLGLPFLATQNAISYWPFGHVLCRLVMTLDGINQFTSIFCLTVMSVDRYLAIVHPIRSTRWRRPRVAKLASAAVWAFSLLMSLPLVIFADIQEGWNTCNLSWPEPVGLWGAVFIIYTSVLGFFGPLLVICLCYLLIVVKVKASGVRVGSTRRRSERKVTRMVVVVVVVFVGCWLPFFIVNIVNLAFVLPEEPASAGAYFFVVILSYANSCANPVLYGFLSDNFRQSFRKVLCLRKGSGAEDADATEPRPDKGGRPEEATLPARSSEANGLMQTSKL, translated from the coding sequence ATGGAGCCTCTGTCCCCGGCCTCCGCACTGGCCAGCTGGAACACCTCCTCAGCGGCCACCAGTGGAGGTGGCGAGAACGGGACGCTGGTGGGGCCCGCACCCTCGCCGGGGGCCCGGGCGGTCGTGGTGCCCGTGCTGTACCTGCTGGTGTGCGTGGCGGGGCTGGGCGGCAACACGCTGGTCATCTACGTGGTGTTGCGCCACGCCAAGATGAAGACGGTCACCAACATCTACATCCTCAACCTGGCCGTGGCCGACGTGCTGCTCATGCTGGGGCTGCCCTTCCTGGCCACGCAGAACGCCATCTCCTACTGGCCCTTCGGCCACGTCCTGTGCCGCCTGGTCATGACGCTGGACGGCATCAACCAGTTCACCAGCATCTTCTGCCTGACCGTCATGAGCGTGGACCGCTACCTGGCCATTGTCCACCCCATCCGCTCCACCCGCTGGCGCCGCCCGAGGGTGGCCAAGCTGGCCAGCGCCGCAGTCTGGGCCTTCTCGCTGCTCATGTCGCTGCCGCTGGTCATCTTCGCGGACATCCAGGAGGGCTGGAACACCTGCAACCTCAGCTGGCCGGAGCCCGTGGGCCTGTGGGGTGCCGTCTTCATCATCTACACGTCCGTCCTGGGCTTCTTCGGGCCGCTGCTCGTCATCTGCCTGTGCTACCTGCTCATCGTGGTGAAGGTGAAGGCGTCAGGCGTGCGCGTGGGCTCCACGAGGCGGCGGTCGGAGCGCAAGGTGACCcgcatggtggtggtggtggtggtggtgttcgTGGGCTGCTGGCTGCCCTTCTTCATTGTCAACATCGTCAACCTGGCCTTCGTCCTGCCCGAGGAGCCCGCCTCTGCCGGCGCCTACTTCTTCGTGGTCATCTTGTCCTACGCCAACAGCTGCGCCAACCCCGTGCTCTATGGCTTCCTCTCTGACAACTTCCGCCAGAGCTTCCGGAAGGTTCTGTGCCTCCGCAAGGGTTCAGGTGCTGAGGACGCAGATGCCACGGAGCCTCGGCCTGACAAGGGTGGCCGCCCAGAGGAGGCCACGCTACCCGCCCGCAGCTCCGAGGCCAATGGGCTCATGCAGACCAGCAAGCTGTGA